One Mycolicibacterium fortuitum subsp. fortuitum genomic window carries:
- a CDS encoding HIT family protein: MTGDERSITDHGVGEPDRLQRLWTPHRMSYIVDAVKGDNKVGSAGSSQPFTDIPAMSDEDGLMVARGELVYAVLNLYPYNPGHLMVVPYRRVSELEDLTEAESAELMAFTQKAIRVMKAVSRPHGFNVGLNLGTSAGGSLAEHLHMHVVPRWGGDANFITIIGGAKVIPQLLSETRELLAAEWARQP; this comes from the coding sequence ATGACGGGGGACGAGCGGTCGATCACCGATCATGGCGTGGGCGAGCCGGATCGCCTTCAGCGACTGTGGACGCCGCACCGGATGAGCTACATCGTGGATGCGGTCAAGGGCGACAACAAGGTCGGCTCGGCCGGCTCGTCGCAGCCGTTCACCGACATTCCCGCGATGTCCGACGAGGACGGGCTCATGGTGGCCCGCGGTGAACTGGTGTACGCCGTACTCAACCTCTACCCGTACAACCCCGGCCATCTGATGGTGGTGCCGTATCGGCGGGTATCGGAACTCGAAGATCTCACAGAGGCCGAGAGCGCCGAGCTGATGGCGTTCACACAGAAGGCGATCCGCGTCATGAAGGCCGTCTCGCGCCCGCACGGTTTCAACGTCGGCCTGAACCTCGGCACCTCCGCCGGAGGATCGCTGGCCGAGCATCTGCACATGCACGTGGTGCCGCGGTGGGGCGGTGACGCGAACTTCATCACGATCATCGGTGGCGCCAAGGTCATTCCGCAGCTGCTGAGCGAGACCCGGGAGCTACTGGCAGCAGAATGGGCCCGGCAGCCGTGA
- a CDS encoding TIGR02611 family protein, whose translation MSVADNLAALKRRWARWRDGLRARPAAEFTYRIVVGVVGTLVLAVGIVAIPYPGPGWAIVFLGLAILASEFDFAKRALRYVRARYDAVMAWFDRQHIAVKGVSAAFTGLIVVGTLWLFGVIGWSAGLVGLEQQWLKSPIGLGS comes from the coding sequence ATGAGCGTTGCCGACAATCTCGCCGCACTGAAGCGGCGCTGGGCCCGCTGGCGCGACGGGCTGCGAGCCCGCCCCGCCGCCGAATTCACCTACCGGATCGTCGTCGGAGTTGTCGGCACGCTGGTGCTGGCGGTCGGCATCGTGGCCATCCCGTACCCGGGTCCCGGCTGGGCCATCGTGTTTCTCGGGCTGGCGATCCTGGCCAGCGAGTTCGACTTCGCCAAGCGGGCGCTGCGCTACGTGCGCGCCCGCTACGACGCCGTGATGGCCTGGTTCGACCGCCAGCACATCGCGGTGAAGGGGGTCAGTGCGGCGTTCACCGGACTGATCGTGGTGGGCACCCTGTGGCTGTTCGGCGTCATCGGCTGGAGCGCTGGACTGGTCGGGCTGGAGCAGCAGTGGCTCAAGAGTCCCATCGGGCTGGGGTCCTGA
- the thrS gene encoding threonine--tRNA ligase → MSAAPSPAPAAPIRVAAGTTAGAAVREADLPSRGTPDAIVVVRDSEGRLRDLSWTPDTDVEVTPVAANTEDGRSVIRHSCAHVLAQAVQDLFPQAKLGIGPPITDGFYYDFDVAEPFTPEDLDKLEKRMQKIVKDGQLFSRRVYDSKDQAREELANEPYKLELVDDKSGDPDVMEVGGDELTAYDNLNARTKERVWGDLCRGPHIPTTKYIPAFKLTRSSAAYWRGDQNNASLQRVYGTAWESQEALDKHLELIEEAQRRDHRKLGVELDLFSFPDELGSGLPVFHPKGGVIRKELEDYSRRKHSEAGYEFVNTPHITKEHLYITSGHLEWYADGMYPPMHIDAEYNDDGSVRKPGQDYYLKPMNCPMHHLIYRARGRSYRELPLRLFEFGSVYRYEKSGVVHGLTRVRGMTQDDAHIYTTREQMRDELTSLLQFVLDLLSDYGLDDYYLELSTKDPDKYVGSDEMWDEATETLRSVAEASGLDLVPDPGGAAFYGPKISVQVKDALGRNWQMSTIQLDFNMPDRFELEYTAADGSRQRPVLIHRALFGSIERFFGVLTEHYAGAFPAWLAPVQVVGIPVADAHLDYLYDVAAQLKSRGVRVEVDGSDDRMAKKIVNHTNQKVPFMLLAGDKDIEAGAISFRFGDRTQINGVPRDEAVEAIVKWIADRNNAVPTADLVPVGL, encoded by the coding sequence ATGAGCGCCGCCCCCAGCCCAGCCCCCGCTGCACCGATCCGGGTCGCGGCCGGGACTACCGCCGGCGCGGCGGTGCGCGAGGCGGATCTGCCCAGCCGGGGAACCCCCGACGCGATCGTCGTCGTACGCGACAGCGAGGGGCGCCTGCGCGACCTGTCGTGGACCCCGGACACCGACGTCGAGGTGACTCCGGTCGCCGCCAACACCGAGGACGGCCGCAGCGTCATCCGGCACTCCTGCGCCCACGTGCTCGCCCAGGCCGTGCAGGACCTCTTCCCACAGGCCAAGCTGGGAATCGGCCCGCCGATCACCGACGGCTTCTACTACGACTTCGACGTCGCTGAGCCGTTCACCCCGGAAGACCTGGACAAGCTCGAAAAGCGGATGCAGAAGATCGTCAAGGACGGTCAGCTGTTCTCCCGGCGCGTCTACGACTCCAAGGACCAGGCCCGCGAGGAGCTCGCCAACGAGCCCTACAAGCTGGAGCTGGTGGACGACAAGTCCGGCGACCCCGACGTGATGGAGGTGGGCGGCGACGAGCTGACCGCCTACGACAACCTCAACGCCCGCACCAAGGAGCGGGTCTGGGGCGATCTGTGCCGCGGGCCGCACATCCCGACCACCAAGTACATCCCGGCGTTCAAGCTGACCCGCAGCAGCGCCGCGTATTGGCGGGGTGATCAGAACAACGCCAGCCTGCAGCGCGTCTACGGCACGGCCTGGGAGTCGCAGGAGGCCCTCGACAAGCACCTGGAGCTCATCGAGGAGGCGCAGCGCCGCGACCACCGCAAGCTGGGCGTCGAACTGGACCTGTTCAGCTTCCCCGACGAGCTCGGCTCCGGCCTCCCGGTGTTCCACCCCAAGGGCGGCGTGATCCGTAAGGAGCTGGAGGACTACTCGCGGCGCAAGCACTCCGAGGCCGGCTACGAGTTCGTCAACACCCCGCACATCACCAAGGAACACCTGTACATCACCTCGGGCCACCTCGAGTGGTACGCCGACGGCATGTACCCGCCGATGCACATCGACGCGGAGTACAACGACGACGGCAGCGTGCGCAAACCCGGGCAGGACTACTACCTCAAGCCGATGAACTGCCCCATGCACCACCTGATCTACCGGGCGCGGGGCCGCTCGTACCGCGAACTGCCGTTGCGACTCTTCGAATTCGGCTCGGTGTACCGCTACGAGAAGTCCGGTGTGGTGCACGGCCTGACCCGCGTGCGCGGCATGACCCAGGACGACGCGCACATCTACACCACGCGCGAACAGATGCGCGACGAGCTGACCTCGCTGCTGCAGTTCGTGCTGGACCTGCTGTCGGACTACGGCCTGGACGACTACTACCTGGAGCTGTCCACCAAGGACCCCGACAAGTACGTAGGATCCGACGAGATGTGGGACGAGGCCACCGAGACCCTGCGGTCGGTCGCCGAAGCCTCGGGTCTTGACCTGGTGCCGGACCCGGGCGGCGCGGCGTTCTACGGTCCCAAGATCTCGGTCCAGGTCAAGGACGCGCTGGGCCGCAACTGGCAGATGTCGACGATCCAGCTGGACTTCAACATGCCCGACCGCTTCGAGCTGGAGTACACCGCTGCCGACGGGTCACGTCAACGCCCCGTCTTGATCCACCGCGCACTGTTCGGCTCGATCGAACGCTTCTTCGGGGTGCTCACCGAGCACTATGCGGGCGCGTTCCCGGCCTGGCTGGCGCCGGTGCAGGTGGTCGGCATCCCGGTCGCCGACGCGCACCTCGACTACCTGTATGACGTTGCCGCCCAGCTGAAGTCACGCGGCGTGCGGGTGGAGGTGGACGGCAGCGACGACCGGATGGCGAAGAAGATCGTCAACCACACCAACCAGAAGGTGCCGTTCATGTTGCTGGCGGGGGACAAGGACATAGAGGCGGGCGCCATCTCCTTCCGCTTCGGTGACCGCACCCAGATCAACGGCGTGCCGCGTGATGAGGCCGTGGAGGCGATCGTCAAGTGGATCGCCGACCGCAACAACGCGGTGCCGACGGCCGACCTGGTACCGGTGGGCTTGTGA